Proteins encoded together in one Variovorax paradoxus EPS window:
- a CDS encoding NAD(P)-dependent oxidoreductase, giving the protein MSSINTRTYESIPSQTVAFLGLGVMGGPMAGHLAKAGHSVTVYNRTASKAEAWAAEFGPSGRHAATPREAAAGADIVFCCVGNDDDLRSVVLGEDGAFAGMKKGAVLVDHTTASADVARELSKAAEALGLHFIDAPVSGGQAGAQNGALTVMCGGDAAAFERIKPVAAAFSRAVTLLGKSGAGQLAKMVNQIAIAGLVQGLSEAIAFGQRAGLDMEAVLGVIGKGAAQSWQMDNRGKTMIDGKFDYGFAVDWMRKDLGLVLDEAKRNGARVPVTALVDQFYADVQQAGGRRWDTSSLIIRLK; this is encoded by the coding sequence ATGAGCAGCATCAACACCCGAACCTACGAATCCATCCCCTCCCAGACGGTGGCCTTTCTCGGCCTCGGCGTCATGGGCGGGCCGATGGCCGGCCACCTGGCCAAGGCCGGCCACAGCGTCACGGTCTACAACCGCACGGCCTCCAAGGCAGAAGCCTGGGCCGCCGAATTCGGCCCGTCGGGCCGCCATGCCGCGACCCCGCGCGAAGCCGCGGCGGGCGCCGACATCGTCTTCTGCTGCGTCGGCAACGACGACGACCTGCGCTCCGTCGTGCTGGGTGAAGACGGCGCCTTCGCCGGCATGAAGAAGGGCGCCGTGCTCGTCGACCACACGACCGCTTCGGCCGACGTGGCGCGCGAGCTCTCGAAGGCGGCCGAGGCGCTGGGCCTGCACTTCATCGACGCGCCGGTGTCCGGCGGCCAGGCCGGTGCGCAGAACGGCGCACTGACCGTGATGTGCGGCGGCGACGCGGCCGCGTTCGAACGCATCAAGCCGGTGGCCGCGGCGTTTTCGCGCGCGGTCACGCTGCTGGGCAAGAGCGGTGCGGGCCAGCTCGCGAAGATGGTGAACCAGATCGCCATCGCGGGCCTGGTGCAGGGGCTGTCTGAGGCCATCGCCTTCGGCCAGCGCGCCGGCCTCGACATGGAAGCCGTGCTCGGGGTCATCGGCAAGGGCGCGGCCCAGAGCTGGCAGATGGACAACCGCGGCAAGACCATGATCGACGGCAAGTTCGACTACGGTTTTGCGGTCGACTGGATGCGCAAGGATCTGGGCCTGGTGCTCGACGAGGCCAAGCGCAACGGCGCGCGCGTGCCGGTGACGGCGCTGGTCGACCAGTTCTATGCCGACGTGCAACAGGCCGGCGGCAGGCGCTGGGACACCTCGAGCCTGATCATCCGCCTCAAATGA
- a CDS encoding nucleoside/nucleotide kinase family protein, whose protein sequence is MTTMPVQNLPSIPADGLARLRALMASGQRKLLGLVGAPGAGKSTLAAALLQAAGADRAQVVPMDGFHLANVELQRLGRADRKGAPDTFDSAGYVALLQRLRNQQPDGDIVYAPEFRREIEEPIAGAIAVLPSTQLVITEGNYLLHNAGPWAGAAAMLDEVWYVDIDDAVREQRLVARHQQFGRSAEAARDWVASTDAPNARLIAATKARAHHVLMWS, encoded by the coding sequence ATGACCACCATGCCCGTGCAAAACCTCCCCTCCATTCCCGCGGACGGCCTCGCCCGTCTGCGGGCGCTCATGGCCAGCGGGCAGCGCAAGCTGCTGGGGCTGGTCGGTGCGCCGGGCGCGGGCAAGTCCACGCTCGCGGCGGCGCTGCTCCAGGCGGCCGGCGCCGACCGCGCGCAGGTCGTGCCGATGGACGGTTTCCACCTCGCCAACGTCGAGCTCCAGCGCCTGGGCCGCGCCGACCGCAAGGGCGCCCCCGACACCTTCGACAGCGCCGGCTACGTGGCCCTGCTGCAGCGGTTGCGCAACCAGCAGCCTGACGGCGACATCGTCTACGCCCCCGAATTCCGCCGCGAGATCGAGGAGCCGATCGCCGGCGCCATCGCGGTGCTGCCATCGACGCAACTCGTCATCACCGAAGGCAACTACCTGCTGCACAACGCCGGCCCCTGGGCCGGTGCGGCGGCGATGCTCGACGAGGTCTGGTACGTGGACATCGACGACGCGGTGCGCGAGCAGCGCCTCGTCGCGCGCCACCAGCAGTTCGGCCGCAGCGCGGAGGCTGCGCGCGACTGGGTGGCCAGCACCGATGCGCCCAATGCGCGGCTGATCGCCGCCACCAAGGCGCGGGCGCATCACGTGCTGATGTGGTCCTGA
- a CDS encoding type IV pilus twitching motility protein PilT, whose translation MDITQLLAFSVKNKASDLHLSAGLPPMIRVNGDVRRINVDALDHKGVHAMVYDIMSDTHRKHYEEFLEVDFSFEIDGLARFRVNAFNQARGAAAVFRTIPSKILTLEQLNAPKIFGELALKPRGLVLVTGPTGSGKSTTLAAMVNYLNENEYGHILTVEDPIEFVHESKKCLINQREVGPMTLSFSNALRSALREDPDAILVGELRDLETIRLAMTAAETGHLVFGTLHTSSAAKTIDRIIDVFPGEEKEMIRAMLSESLQAVISQTLCKTKDGQSRVAAHEIMLGTPAIRNLIREAKVAQMYSTIQTGQGSGMQTLDQNLMELVRRNTISAAEARGKAKIPENFPG comes from the coding sequence GTGGACATCACCCAACTGCTGGCATTCAGCGTCAAGAACAAAGCCTCCGACCTGCACTTGTCGGCCGGGCTGCCGCCCATGATCCGCGTCAATGGCGACGTGCGCCGCATCAATGTCGATGCGCTCGATCACAAGGGCGTGCACGCGATGGTGTACGACATCATGAGCGACACGCACCGCAAGCACTACGAAGAGTTCCTGGAGGTCGACTTCTCGTTCGAGATCGACGGCCTCGCGCGCTTTCGCGTGAACGCCTTCAACCAGGCGCGCGGCGCGGCCGCGGTGTTCCGGACCATTCCTTCGAAGATCCTCACGCTCGAACAGCTGAACGCGCCGAAGATTTTCGGCGAACTGGCGCTCAAGCCGCGCGGGCTGGTGCTGGTGACGGGCCCCACGGGCTCGGGCAAGTCGACCACGCTGGCGGCGATGGTGAACTACCTCAACGAAAACGAGTACGGCCACATCCTCACGGTGGAAGACCCGATCGAATTCGTGCACGAATCCAAGAAGTGCCTCATCAACCAGCGCGAAGTGGGTCCGATGACGCTGTCGTTCTCGAACGCGCTGCGCTCGGCCCTCCGCGAAGACCCGGACGCCATTCTGGTGGGCGAACTGCGCGACCTCGAAACCATTCGCCTCGCGATGACCGCGGCCGAAACGGGCCACCTGGTGTTCGGCACGCTGCACACCTCGTCGGCCGCCAAGACCATCGACCGGATCATCGACGTGTTCCCGGGCGAAGAGAAAGAAATGATCCGCGCGATGCTCTCGGAGTCGCTGCAGGCGGTGATTTCGCAGACGCTGTGCAAGACCAAGGACGGCCAGAGCCGCGTGGCGGCGCACGAGATCATGCTGGGCACGCCGGCCATCCGGAACCTGATCCGCGAGGCCAAGGTCGCGCAGATGTACTCCACCATCCAGACCGGCCAGGGCTCCGGCATGCAGACGCTGGACCAGAACCTGATGGAACTGGTTCGCCGCAACACGATTTCCGCCGCCGAGGCGCGCGGAAAGGCAAAGATTCCCGAAAATTTCCCCGGCTGA
- a CDS encoding PilT/PilU family type 4a pilus ATPase, with protein sequence MERDQASQFINDLLKLMVSRNGSDLFITADFPPAIKVDGKVTKVSQQALGAQHTLALTRSVMNDRQVADFERTKECNFAISPTGIGRFRVNAFVQQGKVGMVLRTIPAKLPTIDGLGMPQILKDVSMTKRGLTILVGATGSGKSTTLAAMIDWRNENSYGHIVTVEDPVEFVHPHKNCVITQREVGIDTDSWEAALKNTLRQAPDVILMGEIRDRETMEHAVAFAETGHLCMATLHANSANQALDRIINFFPEERRAQLLMDLSLNLRSLVSQRLVPTEDGQGRVAAVEVLLNTPLISDLIFKGEVGEIKEIMRKSRNLGMQTFDQALFDLFESHSITFEDAIRNADSANDLRLQIKLNSQRARSTDLAAGTEHFAIV encoded by the coding sequence ATGGAACGCGATCAAGCCAGCCAGTTCATCAACGACCTGCTCAAGCTCATGGTGAGCCGCAACGGCAGCGACCTGTTCATCACCGCCGACTTTCCGCCCGCGATCAAGGTCGACGGCAAGGTCACCAAGGTGTCGCAGCAAGCGCTGGGCGCGCAGCACACGCTGGCGCTCACGCGCTCGGTCATGAACGACCGGCAGGTGGCCGATTTCGAGCGCACCAAGGAGTGCAACTTCGCGATCTCGCCGACCGGCATCGGGCGCTTTCGCGTCAACGCCTTCGTGCAGCAGGGCAAGGTCGGCATGGTGCTGCGGACCATTCCGGCCAAGCTGCCGACCATCGACGGCCTGGGCATGCCGCAGATCCTGAAGGACGTGTCGATGACCAAGCGCGGCCTCACCATCCTGGTGGGCGCGACGGGCTCGGGCAAGTCGACCACGCTGGCCGCGATGATCGATTGGCGCAACGAAAACTCCTACGGCCACATCGTCACGGTGGAAGACCCGGTCGAGTTCGTGCACCCGCACAAGAACTGCGTGATCACGCAGCGCGAAGTGGGCATCGACACCGACAGCTGGGAAGCCGCGCTCAAGAACACGCTGCGCCAAGCGCCCGACGTGATCCTGATGGGCGAAATCCGCGACCGCGAAACCATGGAGCACGCGGTGGCCTTCGCCGAAACGGGCCACCTCTGCATGGCCACGCTGCACGCCAACAGCGCCAACCAGGCGCTGGACCGGATCATCAACTTCTTCCCCGAAGAGCGCCGCGCTCAACTGCTGATGGACCTCTCGCTGAACCTGCGCTCGCTGGTCTCGCAGCGGCTGGTGCCGACCGAAGACGGCCAGGGCCGCGTGGCCGCCGTCGAGGTGCTGCTGAACACGCCGCTGATTTCCGACCTGATCTTCAAGGGCGAGGTCGGCGAGATCAAGGAGATCATGCGCAAGAGCCGCAATCTGGGCATGCAGACCTTCGACCAGGCGCTGTTCGACCTGTTCGAGAGCCACTCGATCACCTTCGAAGACGCGATCCGCAACGCCGACTCGGCCAACGACCTGCGGCTGCAGATCAAGCTCAACAGCCAGCGTGCGCGCAGCACCGACCTGGCGGCCGGCACGGAGCATTTCGCGATCGTCTGA
- a CDS encoding Glu/Leu/Phe/Val family dehydrogenase, with the protein MSEKLSFVSPTANSPWGTYLSQVDRVVPYLGPLARWVETLKRPKRALIVDVPIEMDDGTIAHFEGYRVQHNMSRGPGKGGVRFHPDVTLEEVMALSAWMTIKTAAVNLPYGGAKGGIRVDPKKLSLQELEKITRRYTSEIGIIIGPHTDIPAPDVNTNGQIMAWMMDTYSMNVGGTATGVVTGKPLHLGGSLGRVKATGRGVFVTGREAARRLGMDLRGARIAVQGFGNVGSVAAELFAEAGAKIVAVQDHTGTIVNTNGLDLATLIPIANKEGVIAFKGGDVVPNEAFWDTACDILIPAALEGQITAERAQKTTAKLVLEGANGPTVPTADDILAERGVLVVPDVICNAGGVTVSYFEWVQDFSSFFWDEDEINVRLDRIMMNALNQIWDTADKHKITLRTATYAVACERILTARQERGLYP; encoded by the coding sequence ATGAGTGAAAAACTCTCCTTCGTCTCCCCCACCGCCAACAGCCCGTGGGGAACGTACCTCTCCCAGGTCGACCGTGTCGTGCCGTACCTCGGCCCGCTGGCCCGCTGGGTCGAAACGCTGAAGCGTCCCAAGCGCGCACTGATCGTGGACGTGCCCATCGAAATGGACGACGGCACCATCGCCCACTTTGAGGGCTACCGCGTGCAGCACAACATGAGCCGCGGCCCGGGCAAGGGCGGCGTGCGCTTCCACCCCGATGTCACGCTCGAAGAAGTGATGGCCCTCTCGGCCTGGATGACCATCAAGACCGCCGCGGTGAACCTGCCCTACGGCGGCGCCAAGGGCGGCATCCGCGTCGATCCGAAGAAGCTCTCGCTGCAGGAGCTCGAAAAGATCACCCGCCGCTACACCAGCGAGATCGGCATCATCATCGGCCCGCACACAGACATTCCCGCGCCCGACGTCAACACCAACGGCCAGATCATGGCGTGGATGATGGACACCTATTCGATGAACGTCGGCGGCACCGCCACCGGCGTCGTCACCGGCAAGCCGCTGCACCTGGGCGGTTCGCTCGGCCGCGTGAAGGCCACCGGCCGCGGCGTGTTCGTCACCGGCCGCGAAGCCGCCCGGCGCCTGGGCATGGACCTGCGCGGCGCGCGCATCGCGGTGCAGGGCTTCGGCAACGTGGGCTCGGTCGCGGCCGAACTCTTTGCCGAAGCGGGCGCCAAGATCGTGGCGGTGCAGGACCACACCGGCACCATCGTCAACACCAACGGCCTGGACCTCGCGACGCTCATTCCCATCGCCAACAAGGAAGGCGTCATCGCCTTCAAGGGCGGCGACGTGGTGCCCAACGAAGCCTTCTGGGACACGGCCTGCGACATCCTGATCCCGGCCGCCCTCGAAGGCCAGATCACCGCCGAACGCGCGCAGAAAACGACCGCCAAGCTGGTGCTCGAAGGCGCCAACGGCCCCACGGTTCCCACGGCCGACGACATCCTCGCCGAGCGCGGCGTGCTGGTGGTGCCCGACGTCATCTGCAACGCCGGCGGCGTGACGGTGAGCTACTTCGAATGGGTGCAGGACTTCTCGTCCTTCTTCTGGGACGAGGACGAGATCAACGTGCGCCTGGACCGCATCATGATGAACGCGCTCAACCAGATCTGGGACACGGCCGACAAGCACAAGATCACGCTGCGCACGGCGACCTATGCGGTGGCTTGCGAGCGGATTCTCACGGCGCGCCAGGAACGCGGCCTGTACCCATGA
- a CDS encoding YggS family pyridoxal phosphate-dependent enzyme, with amino-acid sequence MTMIGDDLQQVKNRIEAACVTAGRDPAGVRLLAVSKTFGADAVRDAHAAGQTAFGENYVQEGLDKIEALADLRASLEWHCIGPLQSNKTRPVAEQFDWVHSIDRLKIAERLSAQRPAHLAPLNVCLQVNVDGGANKSGVPPEEAVALARAVAALPHLRLRGLMAIPEPAPDFAAQRDLCLRAHAVFESIKGAGIALDTLSLGMSADLEAAISAGSTMVRVGTAIFGGRARKPA; translated from the coding sequence ATGACGATGATTGGCGACGACCTCCAGCAAGTAAAGAACCGGATCGAGGCGGCATGTGTAACGGCCGGCCGCGACCCGGCCGGGGTCCGGCTGCTGGCGGTGTCCAAGACCTTCGGGGCCGACGCGGTGCGCGATGCGCATGCGGCGGGCCAAACGGCCTTCGGCGAGAACTACGTGCAGGAAGGGCTGGACAAGATCGAGGCGCTCGCCGATCTGCGCGCCTCCCTCGAATGGCACTGCATCGGCCCTCTGCAAAGCAACAAGACGCGGCCGGTGGCCGAGCAGTTCGACTGGGTCCACAGCATCGACCGGCTCAAGATCGCCGAGCGTCTGTCGGCGCAGCGGCCGGCCCATTTGGCGCCGCTCAATGTATGCCTTCAGGTTAACGTGGACGGCGGCGCGAACAAGTCCGGCGTGCCACCGGAAGAGGCCGTCGCGCTCGCCCGCGCTGTGGCGGCGTTGCCACATCTGCGGCTGCGCGGGCTCATGGCGATCCCCGAACCGGCGCCCGATTTCGCGGCGCAGCGCGATCTGTGCCTGCGCGCGCATGCGGTTTTCGAATCGATCAAAGGGGCGGGCATCGCGCTCGACACGCTGTCGCTCGGCATGAGCGCCGACCTCGAAGCGGCGATCAGCGCTGGCAGCACGATGGTGCGGGTCGGCACCGCGATCTTCGGGGGCCGGGCCCGCAAGCCCGCCTGA
- a CDS encoding DUF2242 domain-containing protein, which produces MPSHFNSFSSASPFRTPVLVLSLLSALVLAGCGSASRRVSYEPEEFDSTTTHTRNYAATEAQTCEAARRALLSQGYMVTAANADLVTGRKSFQPASEVHVEVEFRVVCAREGGKGGRSGKQSTVAFATALQDRYGIKKVNNSASVGVGAFGSLSLPFAGSDDAMVKVASETLTDERFYDRFFTLLDRFLEGGGADAPPDMPAEAPAAAPAPATSFPVAPSPNRG; this is translated from the coding sequence ATGCCGTCCCACTTCAATTCCTTTTCTTCAGCTTCTCCCTTCCGCACGCCGGTGCTCGTCCTGAGCCTTCTGTCCGCCCTCGTGCTCGCCGGCTGCGGCAGCGCTTCGCGGCGCGTGTCGTACGAGCCGGAGGAGTTCGACTCCACCACCACCCACACGCGCAACTACGCCGCCACCGAGGCGCAGACCTGCGAGGCCGCGCGTCGCGCCTTGCTGAGCCAGGGCTACATGGTCACCGCGGCCAACGCCGACCTGGTGACCGGGCGCAAGAGCTTCCAGCCGGCGTCCGAGGTGCATGTCGAGGTCGAGTTCCGCGTGGTCTGCGCGCGGGAGGGCGGCAAGGGCGGCAGGTCCGGCAAACAGAGCACCGTGGCTTTCGCAACCGCGCTGCAGGACCGCTACGGCATCAAGAAGGTCAACAACTCGGCCAGCGTGGGCGTCGGCGCCTTCGGGTCGCTGTCGCTTCCCTTTGCCGGCAGCGACGACGCGATGGTCAAGGTGGCCAGCGAAACGCTCACCGACGAACGTTTCTACGACCGCTTCTTCACGCTGCTGGACCGCTTCCTCGAGGGCGGCGGTGCCGATGCGCCGCCCGACATGCCGGCCGAAGCGCCGGCGGCAGCGCCCGCACCCGCCACCAGCTTCCCCGTCGCCCCCTCGCCGAACCGCGGCTGA
- the rocF gene encoding arginase gives MNTTLELIGAPTDIGASVRGAGMGPDALRVAGVAEALAGQGFTVIDRGNLAGPATPWAPPANGLRHLAEVIAWNRSVYNAVDTALGLNHVPLMLGGDHCLAIGSISAVAWHARKRGKKLRVLWLDAHSDVNTETTSPSGNLHGMPVSCLLGHGPAELTGWSGEPAALAHEAIRFIGIRSVDSDEKEAIRTLGLNVFDMRHIDEHGMRTTMTEALQDVDDDTHLHVSFDLDCLDPNIAPGVGTGVRGGPTYREMQLCMEMISDTGRLCSLDVVELNPALDVRNQTAEIAVELIESLFGKSTLVR, from the coding sequence ATGAACACCACCCTCGAACTGATCGGCGCACCGACCGACATCGGCGCCAGCGTGCGCGGCGCGGGCATGGGGCCCGATGCACTGCGCGTGGCGGGCGTGGCCGAGGCGCTCGCCGGGCAGGGCTTCACGGTCATCGACCGCGGCAATCTCGCCGGCCCGGCCACGCCCTGGGCACCGCCGGCCAACGGCCTGCGCCATCTCGCCGAGGTGATCGCGTGGAACCGCTCGGTCTACAACGCCGTCGACACCGCGCTGGGCCTGAACCACGTGCCGCTGATGCTGGGCGGCGACCACTGCCTGGCCATCGGCTCGATCAGCGCGGTGGCCTGGCATGCACGCAAGCGCGGCAAGAAGCTGCGGGTGCTGTGGCTCGATGCGCACTCCGACGTCAACACCGAGACGACGAGCCCCAGCGGCAACCTGCACGGCATGCCGGTCTCCTGCCTCTTGGGCCACGGCCCCGCGGAGCTGACCGGCTGGAGCGGCGAGCCCGCGGCGCTGGCGCACGAGGCGATCCGCTTCATCGGCATTCGCAGCGTCGACTCGGACGAGAAAGAGGCCATCCGCACGCTCGGCCTGAACGTGTTCGACATGCGCCACATCGACGAGCACGGCATGCGCACCACCATGACCGAGGCGCTGCAGGATGTCGACGACGACACCCACCTGCATGTGAGCTTCGACCTGGATTGCCTCGACCCCAACATCGCGCCCGGCGTGGGCACCGGCGTGCGCGGCGGCCCGACCTACCGCGAGATGCAGCTGTGCATGGAAATGATCTCCGACACCGGGCGGCTGTGCTCGCTCGATGTGGTGGAACTCAACCCCGCGCTCGATGTGCGCAACCAGACAGCGGAAATCGCCGTGGAACTGATCGAGAGCCTGTTCGGCAAGTCGACGCTGGTGCGGTAG
- a CDS encoding prolyl oligopeptidase family serine peptidase, which translates to MTSTPSLTPQDDHLWFEEIDGEAQLDWARQENAKTVQTYAQSPAFKALEAGILEVLDSDERIPMVRKIGPFFYNFWRDKAHPKGLWRRTTLAEYRKPQPAWETVIDIDALAAADKENWVWHGADCLEPDYKRCLISLSRGGADADVVREFDLHSKTFVEGGFTLPEAKNHVGWKDIDHLYVATDFGPGSMTSSSYPRIVKEWKRGTPLETAVTVYEGAHEDMSVSAYRDNTPGFERDFVSRQIDFYESETWLRGTGGTLTKIDVPDDSNTDICREWMLIEPREDWTVGGATYKSGSLLAAKFDDYMAGKRELTVLFAPDDTTALDSHSWTRHHLILNVMHDVVNKLEVLTPQDGGPWKRESLGGAPALSTIAAGGIDEDENDDYFLTVSGFLQPTTLYIGTIGQGEPEVLKDSPGFFDASRYAVSQHFAVSKDGTRVPYFEIAPKDLKADGTNPTLQYAYGGFEISLQPSYSGSIGRAWLEQGGVHVIANIRGGGEYGPRWHQAALQENRLRTCEDFAAVSEDLIARGITSPKHLGAMGGSNGGLLMGNMLTLYPQLYGAIVSEVALLDMQRYTHLSAGASWIAEYGDPDQPEEWAFIRTFSPYENAKADAHYPPALFTTSTRDDRVGPVHARKMHAKLSAQGHDTSFYENMEGGHSAATDNKESAFMDALGYAYLWQHIGKTE; encoded by the coding sequence ATGACATCCACCCCCTCCCTGACTCCGCAAGACGACCACCTCTGGTTCGAAGAGATCGACGGCGAGGCCCAGCTCGACTGGGCCCGCCAGGAGAACGCGAAGACCGTGCAGACGTATGCACAGTCGCCCGCCTTCAAGGCGCTGGAGGCGGGCATCCTCGAAGTGCTCGACTCGGACGAACGGATTCCGATGGTCCGCAAGATCGGCCCCTTCTTCTACAACTTCTGGCGCGACAAGGCGCACCCCAAGGGCCTCTGGCGCCGCACCACGCTCGCCGAGTACCGCAAGCCCCAGCCCGCCTGGGAAACCGTGATCGACATCGACGCCCTCGCCGCGGCCGACAAGGAGAACTGGGTCTGGCACGGCGCCGACTGCCTGGAGCCCGACTACAAGCGCTGCTTGATTTCGCTCTCGCGCGGCGGCGCCGATGCCGACGTGGTGCGCGAGTTCGACCTGCACAGCAAGACCTTCGTCGAAGGCGGCTTCACGCTTCCCGAAGCGAAGAACCACGTGGGCTGGAAAGACATCGACCACCTCTACGTGGCCACCGATTTCGGCCCCGGCTCGATGACCAGCTCGAGCTATCCGCGCATCGTGAAGGAATGGAAGCGCGGCACACCGCTCGAGACCGCCGTCACGGTGTACGAAGGCGCGCACGAGGACATGTCCGTGAGCGCCTACCGCGACAACACGCCCGGCTTCGAACGCGATTTCGTCTCGCGCCAGATCGACTTCTACGAAAGCGAGACCTGGCTGCGCGGCACGGGCGGCACGCTCACCAAGATCGATGTGCCCGACGACTCCAACACCGACATCTGCCGCGAGTGGATGCTGATCGAGCCGCGCGAAGACTGGACCGTGGGCGGCGCGACCTACAAGTCGGGCTCGCTGCTGGCCGCGAAGTTCGACGACTACATGGCCGGCAAGCGCGAGCTCACCGTGCTGTTCGCGCCCGACGACACGACCGCGCTCGACAGCCATTCGTGGACGCGCCACCACCTCATCCTCAACGTGATGCACGACGTGGTGAACAAGCTCGAAGTGCTCACGCCGCAGGACGGCGGCCCGTGGAAGCGCGAGAGCCTGGGCGGTGCGCCCGCGCTCTCCACCATCGCGGCCGGCGGCATCGACGAGGACGAGAACGACGACTACTTCCTCACCGTGAGCGGCTTCCTGCAGCCGACCACGCTCTACATCGGCACCATCGGCCAGGGCGAGCCCGAAGTGCTGAAGGACAGCCCCGGCTTCTTCGATGCCTCGCGCTACGCCGTGAGCCAGCATTTCGCGGTGTCCAAGGACGGCACGCGCGTGCCCTACTTCGAGATCGCGCCCAAGGACCTGAAGGCCGACGGCACCAATCCGACGCTGCAGTACGCCTACGGCGGCTTCGAGATCTCGCTGCAGCCGAGCTACAGCGGCAGCATCGGCCGCGCGTGGCTGGAGCAAGGCGGCGTCCATGTCATCGCCAACATCCGCGGCGGCGGCGAGTACGGCCCGCGCTGGCACCAGGCCGCGCTGCAGGAGAACCGGCTTCGCACCTGCGAGGACTTCGCGGCCGTGTCCGAAGACCTGATCGCGCGCGGGATCACATCGCCGAAACACCTGGGCGCCATGGGCGGCAGCAACGGCGGCCTCCTGATGGGCAACATGCTCACGCTCTACCCGCAGCTCTACGGCGCGATCGTGAGCGAGGTGGCGCTGCTCGACATGCAGCGCTACACGCACCTGTCGGCCGGCGCCTCGTGGATCGCGGAGTACGGCGACCCCGACCAGCCGGAGGAATGGGCCTTCATCCGCACCTTCTCGCCCTACGAGAACGCGAAGGCCGACGCGCACTATCCGCCCGCGCTCTTCACCACCTCGACCCGCGACGACCGCGTGGGCCCGGTGCATGCGCGCAAGATGCACGCGAAGCTGTCCGCGCAAGGCCACGACACCAGCTTCTACGAGAACATGGAAGGCGGGCACAGCGCGGCGACGGACAACAAGGAGTCCGCCTTCATGGATGCGTTGGGCTATGCGTATCTCTGGCAGCACATAGGCAAGACGGAGTGA
- a CDS encoding Lrp/AsnC ligand binding domain-containing protein, with the protein MLDLDRIDLRLLKILQEDGRITNLKLAEAVALSPTAVLARVQRLTRDGFILGYEARLDPEKLGRGFTVFVEVLLDRTTPNVFDQFKAAVQVRDEIMECHMVAGGFDYLLKTRMADMAAYREFAGTVLWQLPGVRETRTYAVMEEVKSSARLPLGI; encoded by the coding sequence ATGCTCGACCTCGACCGCATCGACCTGCGCCTCTTGAAGATCCTTCAGGAGGACGGGCGCATCACCAACCTCAAGCTGGCCGAGGCGGTGGCGCTTTCGCCCACCGCGGTGCTGGCGCGCGTGCAGCGCCTGACGCGAGATGGCTTCATCCTCGGCTACGAGGCGCGCCTCGATCCCGAGAAGCTGGGCCGCGGCTTCACGGTGTTCGTCGAGGTGCTGCTCGACCGCACCACGCCCAATGTCTTCGACCAGTTCAAGGCCGCCGTGCAGGTGCGCGACGAGATCATGGAATGCCACATGGTCGCCGGCGGCTTCGACTACCTGCTCAAGACCCGCATGGCCGACATGGCCGCGTACCGCGAGTTCGCGGGCACGGTGCTGTGGCAACTGCCCGGCGTGCGCGAGACGCGGACCTATGCGGTGATGGAAGAGGTGAAGAGCAGCGCACGGCTGCCTCTGGGGATCTGA